The candidate division KSB1 bacterium genome has a segment encoding these proteins:
- a CDS encoding outer membrane protein transport protein — MKNRIFVIISLLILVAAPKNYAQTEAFFLGDASGVGGRALSMGSAYLAISDDYSATLWNPAGLTQLRRMELFTSLSHLKFSNQASFAGISNTDRTTKTKLNSIGFAFPIPTYQGSLVFAIGYNQVRSFDAGFSFVQRVDSLGVRQNYTELEEGGLNNWVFAGAIEVTRNLSLGAAVNLWRGKDDYLYNYFEKDEDNLYTFDEYNYVQQIITKHQAVNFKLAALYKMTSFLRFGATIATPVSLDSKEQWKQSVKQTGDSDYPDENFQDGDDGAWDYGLRSPFVFAAGAAFTLLPNIVLSADVEYNDWSQTRYTSEPPVGDQFHKNLDFKKDFRATTTYRLGGEFTIPLIDTQLRAGLIRQPSPLVNASPKADRNYLTAGAGILLDKQVKIDFAWVRGWWQREDSYFSPELPAVDEKISFDKFFATMSIRF, encoded by the coding sequence ATGAAAAATCGGATATTCGTAATTATTTCGTTGCTGATATTAGTCGCTGCGCCCAAAAATTACGCCCAAACTGAAGCTTTTTTTCTTGGGGATGCTTCTGGTGTTGGTGGTCGGGCACTTTCTATGGGAAGTGCCTATTTGGCCATTTCGGATGATTATTCGGCGACATTATGGAATCCCGCTGGTTTGACCCAATTGCGCCGTATGGAGTTGTTCACTTCCTTATCGCATCTCAAATTTTCGAATCAAGCCAGCTTCGCTGGGATCTCTAATACCGATCGAACCACTAAAACAAAATTGAACTCTATTGGATTTGCTTTCCCAATTCCAACTTATCAAGGAAGCCTTGTATTTGCTATCGGCTACAATCAAGTGAGAAGTTTCGACGCAGGCTTTTCGTTTGTTCAGAGGGTCGATAGCTTAGGGGTGCGGCAAAACTACACTGAATTGGAAGAAGGCGGACTGAACAATTGGGTTTTTGCTGGTGCCATCGAAGTCACTCGGAACCTTTCTCTTGGCGCAGCGGTGAATTTGTGGCGCGGCAAAGACGATTACCTCTACAACTATTTCGAAAAAGACGAGGACAATTTATATACCTTTGATGAATATAACTATGTCCAGCAAATCATTACAAAGCATCAAGCGGTCAATTTTAAGCTTGCAGCATTATACAAAATGACCAGTTTCCTGCGATTTGGCGCTACCATTGCCACACCAGTTTCATTGGATTCCAAAGAGCAATGGAAACAATCGGTGAAACAGACTGGCGATTCAGATTATCCAGATGAGAATTTCCAGGATGGTGACGATGGCGCTTGGGACTACGGTTTGCGATCCCCGTTTGTGTTTGCAGCCGGTGCAGCGTTTACCCTTTTGCCCAATATCGTTCTATCTGCTGATGTCGAATATAACGATTGGTCGCAAACCCGATATACTTCCGAGCCTCCAGTGGGAGATCAATTTCATAAGAACCTCGATTTCAAGAAGGACTTTCGGGCAACTACAACTTATCGCCTCGGTGGCGAGTTTACGATTCCACTGATCGACACCCAGCTTCGTGCTGGATTAATTCGGCAGCCTTCACCTTTGGTAAATGCTTCTCCCAAAGCCGATCGAAATTATCTCACCGCTGGGGCTGGAATATTGCTAGATAAACAGGTCAAGATCGATTTTGCCTGGGTCCGTGGTTGGTGGCAACGGGAGGATTCCTATTTCTCTCCTGAGCTACCAGCGGTGGATGAAAAGATCAGTTTCGATAAATTTTTCGCCACGATGTCGATTCGATTCTGA
- a CDS encoding tetratricopeptide repeat protein, which yields MKQKLRWLFIVLLISYRLASGTDGDKISLAEQYYQQALVSFNQGNEAQAITQLKTAIKLCPKFAKAHNQLALIYMNKGTVEGRFKATTELEQAIKLEPGNIEFRLNEALLNLKKGFSGIAAKNFERILELDPRNYMAYYHLAQIKEAEALRYKNMISVDEASNVIIPMSSFAERAKELAIHYYQKAISIQPKSPEPYYRLAMLYFEFQDYFRMIELLESAIRIIPDNKNCFLFLGFAHQTVKNYHQAAQAYQKARSLMSPDELELLQAVESVLPLRQRRQYLTMSAEEQAQFRRSYWVSQDPFFLTEFNERQMEHLRRMAYANLRFSNPDAHLEGWQTDQGKVLIRYGFPLTIYRTRPFIGSTSNIGMNPLHHSREIWTYPGFDFIFEDRFLSDHYAFAWGYGQNEDDKIKFERLIAKMPELYEFVPDTERLDVRLDPVAFWGAGEKTELELCFALPIQPLRPVANRFKLRHGVFLFDDQWNPVLQNRRELSFQPDEIRQIAGKLWYGDHETLVVQPGNYVLAFEFEDVHSGRLSQIRRQLKVEHFSSQRFQMSEILFASEIKGPSSIQHLHRSDFQILPNPMRIYRSDEPLAIYYELYHLQQDQNGEMRFRVEYRISPHHAGEGIAGRILSGLGLKRPLSHVASMYEYSGNEPNERQHLTIVVPNQLKGTLKLTLIATDLITGDSVQREGVFWKIE from the coding sequence ATGAAGCAAAAATTGCGCTGGCTATTCATTGTCTTGTTAATTTCTTATCGTCTCGCATCTGGAACGGATGGAGACAAAATTAGCCTGGCTGAACAATATTACCAACAAGCTTTAGTTTCGTTCAATCAGGGCAACGAAGCGCAGGCTATTACCCAGTTGAAAACCGCGATAAAGCTCTGCCCCAAATTCGCTAAAGCCCACAACCAGCTCGCCTTAATTTATATGAACAAAGGAACTGTTGAAGGCCGATTCAAGGCAACCACAGAGCTTGAGCAAGCGATAAAATTGGAACCGGGAAACATCGAATTTCGGTTGAACGAAGCCTTGTTGAATCTCAAAAAAGGTTTTTCAGGAATTGCGGCTAAAAACTTCGAGCGAATTCTCGAATTGGACCCCCGCAATTACATGGCTTATTATCACCTCGCTCAGATTAAAGAAGCGGAAGCGTTGCGATACAAAAATATGATCAGCGTGGACGAAGCAAGCAATGTGATAATTCCAATGAGCTCGTTTGCAGAGCGCGCCAAAGAGCTGGCAATTCATTATTACCAAAAGGCAATCTCCATTCAACCCAAAAGTCCCGAGCCCTACTACAGATTAGCTATGCTTTATTTTGAATTTCAAGACTATTTTCGAATGATCGAATTATTAGAGAGCGCTATTCGAATCATCCCAGATAATAAGAATTGCTTTCTGTTTCTTGGCTTTGCACATCAAACAGTTAAAAATTATCACCAGGCAGCACAGGCCTATCAAAAGGCTCGATCGCTCATGTCTCCTGACGAACTCGAGTTGTTACAGGCAGTTGAGTCTGTCTTACCACTCAGACAACGACGCCAATATCTCACCATGTCTGCTGAGGAACAAGCACAATTTCGGCGATCATACTGGGTTAGCCAGGACCCATTCTTTTTAACCGAATTCAATGAACGCCAGATGGAGCACTTGAGACGCATGGCTTATGCCAACTTACGATTTTCAAATCCGGATGCACACCTTGAAGGTTGGCAAACTGATCAGGGTAAGGTACTCATTCGCTATGGTTTCCCTCTCACAATATATCGAACCCGACCGTTTATTGGCTCAACCAGCAACATCGGCATGAATCCATTGCATCATTCCAGAGAGATATGGACATATCCTGGATTTGATTTTATTTTTGAGGACCGATTTTTGTCCGATCATTACGCTTTTGCTTGGGGATATGGGCAGAATGAAGATGATAAAATCAAATTTGAACGGTTGATTGCGAAGATGCCGGAGCTATATGAATTCGTTCCCGATACCGAACGACTGGATGTGCGTTTGGATCCAGTGGCTTTTTGGGGCGCAGGTGAGAAAACGGAGCTAGAATTATGCTTTGCGCTCCCGATTCAACCGTTGCGCCCTGTGGCCAATCGGTTCAAACTCCGACATGGTGTGTTTCTTTTTGATGATCAATGGAACCCTGTGCTCCAAAACCGGCGCGAATTGTCATTTCAACCAGATGAAATCCGACAGATTGCTGGAAAGCTTTGGTACGGAGATCATGAAACCTTAGTTGTGCAACCTGGAAATTACGTCCTCGCGTTTGAATTTGAGGATGTGCACTCAGGACGTCTCTCTCAAATTCGTCGCCAATTAAAAGTGGAGCATTTTTCGTCGCAGCGATTTCAGATGAGCGAAATTTTATTTGCCAGCGAGATAAAGGGGCCATCTTCGATTCAGCATCTTCATCGATCCGATTTTCAGATCCTCCCGAACCCGATGAGGATATATAGATCGGATGAGCCGCTTGCCATTTATTACGAACTATATCATCTCCAACAAGATCAAAATGGCGAGATGCGGTTTCGAGTCGAATATCGGATAAGTCCGCATCATGCTGGCGAAGGCATCGCGGGCCGAATTTTATCTGGTTTGGGGCTTAAAAGGCCGTTAAGCCATGTGGCTTCGATGTATGAATATTCAGGGAATGAACCAAATGAACGACAGCACCTGACAATTGTAGTGCCGAATCAACTCAAAGGAACGCTGAAGCTAACGCTCATCGCGACCGATTTAATCACAGGCGATTCGGTGCAGCGCGAAGGAGTTTTTTGGAAAATTGAATGA
- a CDS encoding SDR family oxidoreductase, translating to MRRLLITGATGFVGEHLLQCARAKYEVHGLYHQSHFVGDEIFAHQFDLANVNKIKPLLDEIAPDAIIHTAAIANPDQCERDPNRAVLVNLKATEAIASWASQNGARLIFTSTDMVFDGTKGNYSETDVPNPISHYSQTKAAAETAVIASQGSYVVARVALVYGIGISRTTSFFHQMVLKLTNAEKVTLFDDQFRSPILVENLAEALLELVEHPFIGILHLGGSERISRWELGWRACQALRLPVQYIEKKSMFAIAFAAFRPQDVSLNVNLAKQILKVKLLNCDEGLAKIKATHQWIGR from the coding sequence ATGCGGAGACTGTTAATCACGGGCGCGACTGGTTTTGTTGGCGAGCATTTGTTGCAATGCGCTCGAGCGAAATATGAAGTACATGGATTATACCATCAATCCCATTTCGTGGGGGATGAAATATTCGCGCATCAATTCGATCTAGCGAATGTCAACAAAATAAAGCCGCTTCTGGATGAGATTGCCCCCGATGCTATCATTCACACTGCTGCCATTGCCAATCCTGACCAATGCGAACGCGACCCAAATCGTGCAGTATTGGTGAATTTGAAGGCGACCGAAGCGATAGCGAGCTGGGCAAGCCAAAATGGCGCTCGACTCATTTTCACCTCCACGGATATGGTTTTCGACGGAACCAAAGGCAATTATAGTGAGACCGATGTGCCAAATCCGATTAGCCATTATTCCCAAACTAAGGCTGCTGCTGAAACTGCTGTGATTGCCAGTCAGGGTAGCTATGTCGTTGCCCGAGTGGCGTTGGTCTATGGAATTGGTATTTCTCGTACCACAAGTTTTTTTCATCAAATGGTTCTGAAATTGACAAATGCAGAAAAAGTGACCTTATTTGATGATCAATTTCGTAGCCCCATTTTGGTTGAAAATTTGGCCGAGGCATTGCTGGAATTGGTCGAGCATCCATTTATCGGCATTCTCCATCTGGGAGGGAGTGAGCGGATCAGCCGTTGGGAATTGGGATGGAGAGCCTGCCAGGCGCTACGCCTGCCAGTTCAATACATTGAAAAAAAGTCCATGTTTGCCATTGCCTTTGCCGCGTTCCGGCCGCAGGATGTCTCGTTGAACGTCAACTTGGCAAAACAAATTTTAAAAGTAAAGCTATTGAATTGTGATGAAGGATTAGCGAAAATTAAAGCGACACACCAGTGGATCGGGAGATAG
- a CDS encoding UbiD family decarboxylase yields the protein MMDFRQWLARQEQLGALHHITEPASPYLQVSHQLIELEPKPVIFDDVSGYRVAGNIFCSRDQFAECLQIPKAGFLSQLSRRLTHHEAKVIDRQAIYGDHELPAVDLRQLPILFHYPGDGGHYITSAVWIVHDPLYGRNLSYHRMMVFNERQGSVRVVENRGMSQALAHTNGKATVAICISPPPAVSLAASFSPPYQVDEMELAGKLDTIELANCKTIDIKVPVNCEMVLEGHFTGQMAEEGPFVDITGTWDVVRRQPVVEITRIAYREQPVYHALVPGRSEHKILMGMPKELDIFQGVNQVCICQDVHITSGGCSWLHAVVQIKKQSADDGRKALEAAFQAHRSLKHCVVVDEDIDIYDIHDVEWAIATRFQADRDLIIMTDQPSSSLDPSATHIEGQKSRGAKLGLDATIKKTGQEKKLFKRVKF from the coding sequence ATGATGGATTTTCGCCAGTGGCTCGCACGACAGGAGCAGCTCGGAGCGCTTCATCACATCACGGAGCCTGCCTCGCCATATCTTCAAGTGAGTCATCAACTCATCGAGCTCGAACCAAAGCCAGTTATTTTTGACGATGTTTCAGGTTATCGGGTGGCCGGCAATATTTTTTGTTCCCGTGATCAATTCGCAGAATGCCTTCAAATCCCAAAAGCGGGTTTTCTGTCGCAGCTCTCTCGGAGATTAACTCATCATGAAGCAAAGGTCATCGATCGCCAAGCGATTTATGGCGATCACGAGCTCCCCGCCGTGGATCTTCGTCAATTACCCATCCTATTTCATTATCCAGGAGATGGAGGGCACTATATTACTTCAGCGGTGTGGATTGTGCATGATCCATTATATGGCCGCAATCTCTCCTATCATCGGATGATGGTATTCAACGAGCGTCAGGGTAGTGTTCGAGTGGTGGAAAATCGAGGAATGTCTCAAGCTTTGGCGCATACGAATGGCAAAGCAACAGTAGCGATTTGTATTAGCCCTCCACCTGCTGTTTCGCTGGCAGCTTCTTTTTCGCCACCCTATCAGGTCGATGAAATGGAATTAGCTGGCAAATTGGATACTATTGAATTGGCCAATTGCAAGACGATTGATATAAAAGTGCCTGTGAATTGTGAAATGGTATTAGAGGGCCATTTTACTGGACAAATGGCAGAGGAAGGACCATTTGTGGATATCACTGGCACATGGGATGTCGTTCGGCGTCAGCCAGTGGTAGAAATTACTCGGATCGCCTATCGGGAGCAGCCTGTTTATCATGCGCTAGTCCCTGGACGTTCCGAGCATAAGATTTTAATGGGTATGCCCAAAGAATTGGATATTTTTCAGGGGGTCAATCAGGTATGCATTTGCCAAGATGTGCACATCACCTCGGGCGGTTGTTCGTGGCTTCATGCGGTGGTTCAAATCAAAAAACAAAGCGCGGACGACGGTAGAAAAGCATTAGAAGCTGCTTTTCAGGCCCATCGCTCACTGAAACATTGTGTCGTGGTGGATGAGGACATTGACATTTATGATATTCATGATGTAGAATGGGCGATCGCCACGCGGTTTCAAGCTGACCGAGATCTGATCATAATGACGGATCAGCCGTCTAGTTCGCTCGATCCTTCTGCCACCCATATCGAAGGGCAGAAAAGCCGCGGTGCGAAGTTAGGTTTAGATGCGACAATCAAAAAAACTGGGCAAGAGAAGAAACTGTTTAAGCGAGTGAAGTTCTAA
- a CDS encoding UbiX family flavin prenyltransferase, with the protein MIDQKKTVVVAVTGASGVVVGLRLMEQLRDHDISVIGIVSHHAIRVIEHELGSDYAMPQGIEFYDESDASAPINSSSHPAASMIIAPCSMKTLSAIAHGYTANLITRAADNQLRTGRQLILAPRETPLSIAHLENMLILKRAGAIIFPLMIAYYHHPNTITDITDFLVGKILDLLNIPNDLYQRWGSIPIKD; encoded by the coding sequence GTGATCGATCAGAAAAAGACAGTCGTGGTGGCTGTGACAGGTGCAAGCGGAGTCGTTGTTGGGCTCCGACTGATGGAGCAACTTCGAGATCATGACATTTCGGTGATCGGAATCGTGAGCCACCATGCAATCCGAGTGATTGAACATGAATTAGGCAGCGATTATGCTATGCCTCAAGGTATCGAGTTCTACGACGAATCCGATGCCTCGGCGCCAATCAATAGCAGTTCCCATCCAGCGGCAAGCATGATAATCGCCCCCTGTTCGATGAAAACATTATCGGCGATCGCCCATGGTTATACCGCTAACTTGATCACTCGTGCTGCCGATAATCAATTGCGTACCGGTCGGCAGCTCATTTTGGCCCCACGAGAAACACCGCTTTCTATCGCACATCTGGAAAATATGCTCATCTTGAAACGAGCTGGGGCTATCATTTTTCCGCTCATGATTGCTTATTATCATCATCCAAACACCATAACCGACATAACCGATTTTCTGGTAGGCAAAATTCTTGATCTTTTAAACATCCCCAACGACCTTTATCAGCGATGGGGATCAATTCCAATTAAGGATTGA
- the mvk gene encoding mevalonate kinase, translating to MISTHGSASAKVILFGEHAVVYGQPAVAIPIQDVRASAAVSIDASVTKPVIEAKDLKIEVTLGNAPYPEAVLPIIKVIELIDEKIVKLPKSGWRLTIWSKIPIGRGLGSSAAISIAIIRALTKAMMKFLSPKDLIKYSFELEKIHHGTPSGIDNTVISLEKPILFRKDHEPAAIPPSSMFFVVGDTGVSKKTSEIVAQVAEARAKNPEQYDHIFSQIGTIARQGSLALKEGDVKRVGKLMNENQILLQRIDVSSPELENLIDAAKVKGALGAKLCGAGKGGCMVAVAQDGITANNIASELLKAGAVRSFTTKLK from the coding sequence ATGATCTCAACGCATGGCTCTGCTTCAGCCAAAGTTATTCTATTTGGTGAACATGCAGTGGTATATGGTCAGCCAGCCGTGGCGATCCCGATTCAGGATGTTCGAGCTTCTGCGGCGGTTTCGATCGATGCATCTGTTACGAAACCAGTCATCGAAGCCAAAGATTTGAAAATCGAGGTAACGCTGGGCAATGCCCCTTATCCCGAGGCTGTCCTTCCTATTATTAAAGTCATTGAGTTGATCGATGAAAAAATCGTGAAGCTGCCCAAATCTGGCTGGAGATTAACCATTTGGTCAAAAATACCGATCGGTCGCGGACTGGGAAGCAGTGCAGCTATAAGCATTGCCATCATTCGTGCGCTCACTAAAGCAATGATGAAATTTCTTTCTCCGAAGGATTTGATCAAATATTCATTCGAGTTGGAAAAGATCCATCATGGAACGCCGAGCGGTATCGATAATACGGTTATCTCATTGGAGAAGCCAATCTTGTTCCGTAAGGATCATGAGCCTGCGGCCATTCCGCCGTCAAGCATGTTTTTTGTTGTCGGCGACACCGGGGTGAGCAAAAAGACCAGCGAAATTGTCGCTCAGGTTGCTGAGGCCCGAGCAAAGAACCCAGAGCAATATGATCACATTTTTAGCCAGATCGGGACCATCGCCCGACAGGGATCTTTAGCGCTAAAAGAAGGCGATGTCAAACGAGTTGGAAAATTGATGAATGAAAATCAAATTCTGCTCCAACGCATCGATGTTTCCTCGCCCGAATTGGAGAATCTGATTGACGCTGCCAAAGTAAAGGGGGCACTAGGTGCAAAACTTTGTGGCGCTGGAAAAGGTGGCTGCATGGTTGCCGTTGCTCAGGACGGAATTACCGCCAACAATATCGCGAGTGAGCTCCTGAAAGCTGGCGCAGTACGAAGCTTCACGACCAAATTGAAATAA